From one Bacteroides fragilis NCTC 9343 genomic stretch:
- a CDS encoding DUF4876 domain-containing protein, which translates to MKMKKNQLTMAILFAIMLGFTACSDDDKVNISTVSITTTVDTTIEGLQLTGGTYTFENINTSVKTDVAYPLQSIELADGLYNVTFIGKGTYSQNGTSVEVDVQGVQQNVTVSGGSCKLELTVHVLNTGEPGFVIAEIFIPGTYNEAGKQYNGDQYVRIYNNSDKVLYADGLIFMESQFQTTQKYQSVDPDIMNEAIAVGSVVAVPGSGTDHPVQPGESFILCDNAINHKEANPNSIDLSKANFEWYIESKQDVDNPAVPNLDIYYCYSKTIWVLNKQGNRAYAIGRLPQGMTKEKYISDYAYNYTYIMQNGTASKPQSKYKFPNEWIIDAVNVGASNEWQWNVTSTGLDMGHTYVGVNNTIAENIGKCVMRKVAYKDGEREVLQDTNNSTVDFTPAATPSLFNK; encoded by the coding sequence ATGAAAATGAAAAAGAATCAATTGACAATGGCAATCCTTTTTGCGATCATGCTGGGATTTACCGCATGTAGTGATGATGACAAAGTAAATATATCCACTGTAAGCATTACCACTACTGTAGATACCACTATCGAGGGCCTGCAGCTGACCGGTGGAACCTATACTTTTGAAAATATAAATACATCGGTTAAGACAGACGTTGCCTATCCGCTCCAAAGCATTGAATTGGCAGATGGATTGTATAATGTGACTTTTATAGGTAAAGGTACTTATTCACAAAATGGAACTTCCGTGGAGGTCGATGTACAGGGAGTACAGCAGAATGTGACTGTTTCCGGAGGATCATGCAAGTTGGAACTAACAGTTCATGTACTCAATACAGGCGAGCCCGGTTTTGTGATTGCCGAGATATTTATTCCCGGAACCTATAATGAAGCTGGAAAACAATATAATGGCGATCAGTATGTACGTATCTATAACAACTCGGATAAAGTTTTGTATGCCGATGGATTGATCTTTATGGAATCACAATTCCAAACTACCCAAAAATACCAGTCGGTAGATCCGGATATTATGAATGAAGCCATTGCAGTAGGTTCTGTTGTAGCGGTGCCGGGCAGTGGAACGGATCATCCGGTACAACCGGGAGAATCTTTTATTCTGTGTGACAATGCGATCAATCATAAAGAGGCTAATCCGAATTCAATAGATTTAAGTAAGGCCAATTTTGAGTGGTACATAGAGTCAAAACAAGATGTGGATAATCCGGCTGTTCCCAATCTGGATATTTATTATTGTTATTCCAAAACTATTTGGGTGTTGAATAAACAGGGAAATCGTGCTTATGCTATCGGCAGATTGCCCCAAGGCATGACAAAAGAAAAGTATATTTCAGACTATGCATACAATTATACGTATATCATGCAAAACGGGACAGCCAGCAAACCCCAAAGCAAATATAAGTTCCCCAATGAATGGATAATTGATGCCGTAAACGTGGGGGCTTCCAATGAATGGCAGTGGAATGTTACTTCTACCGGATTGGATATGGGACATACTTATGTCGGTGTGAACAATACTATTGCAGAAAACATCGGAAAATGCGTAATGCGTAAAGTAGCCTATAAGGATGGTGAGCGTGAAGTATTGCAGGATACAAATAATTCTACTGTTGATTTTACACCTGCAGCCACTCCGAGCCTATTTAACAAATAA
- a CDS encoding PepSY-associated TM helix domain-containing protein, with translation MKSRNKGTVFRKWSRIIHRDLSFFFAGMILIYAISGIVMNHRDSINPHYTVTRTEYKITEDLSDKSKVNEKVILALLEPLNEAGNFTKYYYPKPDRIKVFLKGGSSLVVNTRTKDAVYEGVKRRPLISSMVQLHFNPGKWWTWFADAFAVSLIVITVSGMVMIKGPKGLWGRGGIELVGGILIPILFLMCF, from the coding sequence ATGAAATCGCGGAATAAAGGTACTGTATTTCGCAAATGGAGCCGGATCATCCACCGTGATTTATCTTTCTTCTTTGCGGGAATGATTTTGATTTATGCTATTTCGGGTATCGTGATGAACCATAGGGATAGCATAAATCCTCATTATACAGTGACACGAACGGAATATAAGATAACAGAGGACCTGTCGGATAAAAGTAAAGTCAATGAGAAAGTGATTTTGGCTTTGCTGGAACCTTTGAACGAAGCCGGAAATTTCACTAAATATTATTATCCAAAGCCGGATCGGATTAAAGTTTTTCTGAAAGGTGGTTCGAGCCTGGTGGTTAATACCCGGACAAAGGATGCTGTTTACGAAGGAGTGAAGCGTCGTCCGCTGATTTCTTCCATGGTACAGCTTCATTTCAATCCGGGTAAATGGTGGACTTGGTTTGCCGATGCCTTTGCTGTCAGTCTGATTGTTATCACCGTCAGCGGTATGGTGATGATAAAAGGTCCTAAGGGGTTATGGGGTAGAGGAGGGATCGAGTTGGTGGGCGGTATCCTGATTCCTATTCTTTTCCTGATGTGTTTCTAG
- a CDS encoding DNA polymerase III subunit gamma/tau: MENYIVSARKYRPSTFESVVGQRALTTTLKNAIATQKLAHAYLFCGPRGVGKTTCARIFAKTINCMNLTADGEACNECESCVAFNEQRSYNIHELDAASNNSVDDIRQLVEQVRIPPQIGKYKVYIIDEVHMLSASAFNAFLKTLEEPPRHAIFILATTEKHKILPTILSRCQIYDFNRISVDDTVNHLTYVASKEGITAEPEALNVIALKADGGMRDALSIFDQVVSFTGGNITYKSVIENLNVLDYEYYFRLTDCFLENKVSDALLLFNDVLNKGFDGSHFITGLSSHFRDLLVSKDAATLQLLEVGAGIRQRYQEQAQKCALPFLYRAMKLCNDCDMNYRASKNKRLLVELTLIQVAQLTVEGDDGSGGRGPKQAIKPIFTQPAAAQQPQVAPIASPSQSMNAATPVAPQAVSQQAGSSPAVNVRPGGAVSPSGAMPDAVRMAQFKEEKKIPVMKKSSLGLSIKHPQKEEEQRGAGVVHTAHMSTQQIEEDFIFNERDLNYYWQEYAGRMPIEQKAIAMRMQNMRLSLLNDTTFEVVVDNEIIAKDFTALIPGIQAYLRGSLKNRKVTMTVRVSEATENVRAVSRVEKFQMMAQKNNALLQLKEEFGLELY, from the coding sequence ATGGAAAACTATATCGTATCCGCCCGTAAATACCGCCCTTCCACTTTTGAGTCGGTTGTGGGACAACGGGCACTGACCACTACACTGAAAAATGCTATCGCCACTCAGAAACTGGCGCATGCTTACCTGTTCTGCGGACCGCGCGGAGTGGGTAAAACGACTTGTGCACGTATCTTTGCCAAGACCATTAACTGTATGAACCTTACGGCAGATGGCGAAGCCTGTAATGAATGTGAGTCGTGTGTCGCCTTCAACGAGCAACGGTCGTACAATATTCACGAGCTGGATGCGGCGTCCAATAACTCGGTAGACGATATCCGTCAGTTGGTGGAGCAAGTACGCATTCCGCCCCAGATTGGCAAATATAAAGTATATATCATTGACGAGGTACACATGTTGTCAGCTTCGGCATTCAATGCTTTTCTGAAAACACTTGAAGAGCCTCCCCGCCACGCCATATTTATTCTTGCAACAACGGAGAAACATAAGATTCTTCCTACCATCTTGTCGCGTTGTCAGATTTACGACTTTAACCGTATCAGCGTAGATGATACTGTGAACCATTTGACTTACGTAGCGTCTAAAGAAGGAATCACGGCGGAGCCTGAAGCCTTGAACGTGATTGCGCTCAAAGCGGATGGGGGTATGCGTGACGCTCTCTCTATCTTTGATCAGGTGGTTAGTTTCACCGGAGGAAATATCACCTACAAGAGTGTGATTGAGAATCTCAATGTATTGGATTACGAGTATTACTTCCGTTTGACAGACTGTTTTCTTGAGAATAAAGTGAGCGATGCCTTGTTGCTTTTCAACGATGTGCTCAACAAGGGATTCGACGGAAGTCACTTTATTACCGGACTTTCATCTCATTTCCGCGACTTGCTGGTTAGTAAAGATGCCGCCACGCTTCAGTTGCTTGAGGTAGGTGCCGGTATTCGTCAACGCTATCAGGAACAAGCGCAGAAGTGTGCGTTACCTTTCTTGTACCGGGCCATGAAGCTTTGCAATGATTGTGACATGAATTATCGTGCTAGCAAAAACAAGCGTTTGCTGGTGGAACTGACTTTGATACAAGTTGCGCAGCTTACCGTCGAGGGGGATGATGGTAGTGGTGGGCGTGGCCCTAAACAAGCTATAAAACCCATTTTCACGCAACCCGCCGCTGCTCAGCAGCCTCAGGTAGCACCTATTGCTTCACCATCTCAGAGTATGAATGCTGCTACACCTGTTGCTCCGCAGGCTGTGTCTCAACAGGCTGGCAGTTCCCCAGCTGTCAATGTACGTCCGGGTGGAGCAGTTTCTCCATCGGGTGCTATGCCCGATGCGGTACGGATGGCTCAATTTAAAGAGGAAAAGAAGATTCCTGTCATGAAAAAGTCCAGTCTTGGACTTTCCATCAAGCATCCGCAAAAGGAGGAAGAACAGCGGGGAGCGGGTGTTGTCCATACTGCTCATATGTCGACGCAGCAGATCGAAGAAGATTTTATTTTTAACGAACGGGATCTGAATTATTATTGGCAGGAGTATGCCGGACGTATGCCGATCGAACAAAAGGCGATAGCCATGCGTATGCAGAATATGCGTTTGTCATTGCTCAACGACACGACTTTTGAGGTGGTGGTAGATAATGAAATCATTGCGAAAGATTTCACGGCTCTGATTCCCGGTATACAAGCTTACTTGCGTGGTTCGCTGAAGAATCGTAAGGTGACAATGACTGTCCGCGTCAGTGAAGCAACCGAAAATGTACGTGCTGTCAGTCGTGTGGAAAAGTTTCAGATGATGGCTCAAAAGAATAATGCATTGTTACAGTTGAAGGAAGAATTTGGGTTGGAACTCTACTAA
- a CDS encoding ABC transporter ATP-binding protein, which yields MSAIIECKNLTHYYGQRKIYENLSFEVPQGRILGLLGKNGTGKTTTINILSGYLQPHSGECRIFGENIQTMDPALRRNIGLLLEGHVQYQFMNITQIEKFYASFYPGQWKKEAYYDLMNKLKVAPGQRISRMSNGQRSQVALGLILAQNPELLILDDFSLGLDPGYRRLFVDYLRDYARSENKTVFLTSHIIQDMERLIDDCIIMDYGSILIQQPIETLMKGLRKYTCTVPEGYQPQLPVTCYHPAVIRQTLETYSFLPPSDVEGLLKENQVPFTGLQHENVGLEDAFIGLTGKY from the coding sequence ATGAGTGCAATTATAGAATGTAAGAACCTGACCCATTATTACGGTCAGCGCAAGATTTATGAGAACTTGAGCTTTGAAGTGCCTCAAGGACGTATCTTGGGACTGTTGGGTAAGAATGGTACAGGGAAAACGACGACCATTAATATATTGAGCGGTTATCTTCAGCCGCATTCGGGCGAATGTCGCATCTTTGGTGAGAACATTCAGACCATGGATCCTGCTTTACGCAGGAACATCGGTTTGCTGTTGGAGGGGCATGTCCAATATCAGTTTATGAATATCACACAGATAGAAAAGTTTTATGCTTCTTTTTATCCGGGACAATGGAAGAAAGAAGCTTATTATGACTTGATGAACAAATTGAAGGTAGCTCCGGGACAACGTATTTCGAGAATGTCGAACGGACAGCGTTCGCAAGTGGCATTAGGGCTGATTCTGGCACAAAATCCGGAGTTGTTAATTCTGGATGACTTCTCTTTAGGACTTGATCCGGGTTATCGTCGTCTTTTTGTAGATTATTTACGTGATTATGCCCGTTCCGAGAACAAGACGGTTTTTCTGACTTCCCATATTATTCAGGATATGGAGCGGCTGATTGATGATTGTATTATTATGGATTATGGTTCTATCCTTATCCAGCAACCTATTGAAACGTTGATGAAAGGGTTGAGAAAATATACTTGCACTGTCCCCGAAGGTTATCAGCCTCAATTGCCGGTGACTTGCTATCATCCGGCTGTTATTCGTCAGACTTTGGAAACATATTCTTTTTTGCCCCCTTCGGATGTCGAGGGGCTATTGAAGGAAAATCAAGTTCCCTTTACTGGTTTGCAGCACGAAAATGTAGGTCTGGAAGATGCCTTTATCGGTCTCACCGGAAAGTATTAA
- a CDS encoding DUF4857 domain-containing protein, with protein MIRFSKMFFYVTVAVLLVWQLPWCYAFLTLKPAKTPFTMYSSVLGDFVITQLDENKQLHRYDTKGNTYTQQQVDSLLPSLYVRQLTADERFPDTICGRAVSPKDIQLTNFTFKSVPSAINAPQTGLYFLMESMSKRVDLKMPEDAFRFTDKGIEFIRMETNRIDGAKSKLFTEMLVQKGFAFPASYASGNPTTRKDYDEGYLVLDANHKLFHLKCTKGRPYVKLIQLPEGVLPEYVFITEFRSRRTLGYMVDSQHHFYVINSDGSLVKSALPGFDPTKDELTIFGNMFDWTVKLSTDKDDYYYALDATDYSLIKEYAYKDMRRSVPGLSFTSPDDKFVMPRF; from the coding sequence ATGATTCGATTCAGCAAAATGTTTTTTTATGTTACTGTGGCTGTGCTGCTTGTATGGCAGTTGCCTTGGTGCTATGCTTTTCTCACATTGAAGCCTGCCAAGACTCCTTTTACTATGTATAGTTCCGTGCTTGGTGATTTTGTCATTACGCAACTGGATGAGAATAAGCAGCTTCACCGTTATGATACGAAAGGCAATACATATACACAACAACAGGTCGACAGTCTGTTACCTTCTCTTTACGTACGTCAGCTTACGGCAGACGAACGTTTTCCCGATACTATTTGCGGTAGGGCAGTTAGTCCGAAAGACATCCAGTTGACTAACTTTACTTTCAAGAGTGTGCCGTCAGCTATCAATGCTCCCCAAACAGGACTTTATTTCCTGATGGAGTCCATGTCCAAGCGGGTGGATTTGAAAATGCCCGAAGATGCTTTTCGCTTTACCGATAAAGGTATCGAATTTATTCGTATGGAGACGAATCGTATAGATGGGGCGAAGAGTAAATTGTTTACGGAGATGCTGGTTCAGAAAGGGTTTGCTTTTCCCGCAAGCTATGCTTCGGGCAATCCGACTACCCGTAAAGACTATGATGAGGGGTATCTGGTTTTGGATGCCAACCATAAACTGTTTCATCTGAAGTGTACCAAGGGACGTCCGTATGTGAAACTGATTCAGCTGCCTGAAGGCGTTTTGCCGGAATATGTATTTATTACTGAGTTCCGCAGTCGCCGGACTTTGGGGTATATGGTAGACAGCCAGCATCATTTTTATGTGATCAACAGTGATGGAAGTTTGGTTAAATCAGCTCTTCCCGGTTTCGATCCCACCAAAGACGAGTTGACTATCTTTGGAAATATGTTCGATTGGACTGTAAAGTTATCAACGGATAAAGATGACTATTATTATGCTTTGGATGCTACTGACTATTCACTAATTAAAGAATACGCTTATAAAGATATGCGCCGCTCTGTTCCGGGATTATCCTTTACATCCCCTGATGACAAGTTTGT
- a CDS encoding carboxypeptidase-like regulatory domain-containing protein — MIRKIAYTFFSFLICCNVSLAWGQTFAFRGTVLDEQTHKALDYATIQLFVEKQFAYGGITDANGHFELLHIHPGTYRIIISYLGYDSTEKEIKVVGNTSDIFYLKPSKMALNEVVVTASESKRATSASIVDRTAMKHLQPSSFSDLMELVPGGKSADPQMGQANLIRIRETGKTEDISSLGVGFYIDGIFQNTDANLQYMPSSTSAVNATSTMSKGVDMRTIPTDNIEKVEIIRGIPSVAYGNVANGAVIIQRKTSESPLSARFKADKTSKLFSVGKGFRLDGNGRYVLNTDLSYLDSKIDPRNSVKNYTRLTASARLDGKWLWNERNIHWNLSTDYTGSFDDAKRDKDATVKEDSYKSDFSSFKMAGKWNLKFSNHSWIREIHAATSVSWQWEKMRETKSVSLNRPAAIATQTETGESDGIYLPYNYVAQMEIDGKPLYVTVSARTHLAFPLGGLQNRMNLGVEWNYQKNLGKGQVFDVTRPISEGLSTRPRRFKDIPGLQPFAFYAEEVLSLPVKRHKLAFTAGIRLQSLLGLDRKYEMQGKIYPDLRLDLQWSLPTSNGWNIAFSGGLGWISRMPTTAQLYPDFKYVDLIQLNYYHNHPDYRRINMMTYKWDNTNYQLEPARNMKWEVRADIGYKGNRLSATYFRERMNNAFDDLTYYKSLAYKLYDPASIDGSALTAPPELSQLTYANEYNLDVYSTQGNGMKVHKEGVEFQFASRRIESLKTRVTVYGAWIKTVYSSDSPKYKASSILLDNKQLKYVGLYQGENGTESQAFNTNFMFDTYIQRLGLTFSTSAQCTWYTNRRNLWNDGVPVSYIDQSGETHLFREEDKNNIQLQHLVEKYSATYFERTTVPFYMDINLKASKRIGKYLNLAFYVNRLLGIYPDYTLRGVLQRRTSESPYFGMEMNLTF, encoded by the coding sequence ATGATTCGTAAAATTGCATATACATTTTTTTCTTTTCTAATTTGCTGCAATGTATCTCTTGCGTGGGGACAGACATTTGCATTCCGAGGTACTGTATTGGATGAACAGACTCATAAGGCATTGGATTATGCCACCATTCAGTTGTTTGTGGAAAAGCAATTTGCTTATGGAGGAATAACAGATGCAAACGGACATTTTGAACTTCTTCATATCCATCCTGGGACCTATCGGATTATCATATCTTATTTAGGATATGATTCTACCGAGAAAGAAATTAAGGTTGTGGGAAATACTTCTGATATATTTTATTTAAAGCCCTCGAAAATGGCGCTGAACGAAGTGGTAGTGACTGCTTCCGAATCAAAGCGTGCGACCAGTGCTTCCATAGTTGACCGTACCGCCATGAAACATCTTCAACCCAGCAGTTTCAGTGATTTGATGGAATTGGTACCCGGAGGAAAATCGGCTGATCCTCAGATGGGACAGGCTAATCTGATCCGTATACGTGAAACGGGTAAGACGGAAGATATCTCTTCATTGGGAGTCGGATTCTATATTGATGGTATCTTTCAGAATACGGATGCGAATCTGCAATATATGCCGAGTAGCACTTCTGCCGTAAATGCAACGAGTACGATGTCAAAAGGGGTGGACATGCGTACTATCCCGACTGATAATATTGAAAAGGTGGAGATCATTCGTGGTATTCCTTCGGTAGCTTACGGTAACGTGGCAAACGGTGCGGTGATTATTCAGCGTAAAACCAGTGAAAGTCCGTTATCCGCACGTTTCAAAGCCGATAAGACCAGTAAGCTGTTTTCTGTAGGCAAAGGATTCCGGTTGGATGGGAACGGACGTTATGTTTTGAATACCGATTTGAGTTATCTGGATTCAAAGATAGATCCCCGCAATAGTGTGAAAAACTATACCCGTCTCACAGCTTCCGCACGCCTGGATGGAAAGTGGTTATGGAATGAACGCAATATTCACTGGAACCTCAGTACCGATTATACCGGTTCGTTTGATGATGCAAAGAGGGATAAAGATGCGACAGTAAAGGAAGATTCCTATAAATCAGACTTTAGCAGCTTCAAAATGGCGGGAAAATGGAATCTGAAATTTTCGAATCATTCGTGGATTCGTGAGATTCATGCGGCAACCTCTGTTAGTTGGCAGTGGGAGAAGATGCGTGAAACAAAATCCGTCTCTCTGAATCGTCCGGCTGCCATTGCCACTCAGACAGAGACCGGAGAATCTGACGGTATCTATCTGCCTTATAATTATGTGGCACAGATGGAGATTGACGGTAAACCTTTATATGTCACGGTTTCCGCACGTACACATTTGGCTTTTCCACTGGGTGGACTGCAAAATAGGATGAATTTGGGAGTGGAATGGAACTACCAGAAGAATTTGGGGAAAGGCCAGGTATTTGATGTGACACGACCTATCAGTGAAGGTTTAAGTACGCGTCCGCGCCGTTTTAAAGATATACCGGGACTGCAACCTTTTGCTTTCTATGCCGAAGAGGTGTTGAGTCTTCCCGTAAAAAGGCATAAATTGGCTTTTACAGCCGGTATCCGTTTGCAGTCTTTATTGGGGCTGGACCGCAAATATGAGATGCAGGGTAAGATCTATCCAGACCTTCGTCTGGATCTGCAATGGAGTTTGCCTACATCCAACGGATGGAATATTGCCTTTTCGGGAGGTCTGGGCTGGATCAGCCGTATGCCGACTACCGCACAGCTGTATCCGGACTTCAAGTATGTGGATTTGATTCAATTGAATTATTATCATAACCATCCGGATTATCGCCGCATCAATATGATGACGTATAAATGGGATAATACTAATTATCAGTTGGAACCGGCACGTAACATGAAATGGGAAGTGCGGGCGGATATTGGTTACAAAGGAAACCGTTTGTCGGCGACTTATTTCCGCGAACGGATGAATAATGCTTTTGATGACCTCACATACTATAAATCATTGGCATATAAGTTATATGATCCGGCAAGTATCGATGGTTCGGCTTTGACAGCCCCTCCCGAACTTTCTCAGTTGACTTATGCCAATGAATACAACCTGGATGTGTATTCCACGCAAGGAAATGGAATGAAGGTGCATAAAGAAGGAGTGGAGTTTCAGTTCGCTTCCAGACGAATTGAATCGCTTAAGACTCGTGTCACAGTGTATGGAGCTTGGATAAAGACAGTTTATAGTTCGGATTCTCCCAAATACAAGGCCTCTTCTATATTGCTGGACAACAAACAGTTGAAATATGTGGGATTGTACCAGGGGGAGAACGGGACAGAAAGTCAGGCATTCAATACGAATTTTATGTTTGATACTTATATACAGCGTTTGGGACTTACTTTCTCCACATCGGCACAATGTACTTGGTATACCAACAGACGGAACTTATGGAATGATGGCGTTCCGGTCAGCTATATCGACCAATCCGGTGAAACACATCTATTTCGTGAAGAAGATAAAAACAATATTCAGTTACAGCATCTGGTAGAGAAATATTCGGCTACCTATTTTGAGCGTACCACCGTACCTTTTTATATGGATATCAATCTGAAGGCGAGTAAGCGGATCGGTAAATATCTGAACCTGGCTTTTTATGTAAACCGGCTTTTAGGTATTTATCCTGATTATACCCTACGGGGTGTGTTGCAGCGGAGAACCTCCGAGTCGCCTTATTTCGGTATGGAGATGAACCTGACTTTTTAG
- a CDS encoding GIN domain-containing protein, with the protein MKAICNKGICVFLFLSLLMSATMVNAQRVITASGKYITKNIKVTRFDQIYLKGSPTIEYTQSPGASKVQIAGSDNLVDLVECRVEGSTLIVNMKSRTNISYGKEGRLKILVSSPMLKSASLQGSGDIHLGSLKVEGLDVSLTGSGDIVAENITCNSDFSALLKGSGDIDVKGQLRAKSVNLNLQGSGDLKVAGVTGSEISAMLQGSGDLKVGSTNITSTVMAKLSGSGDMDVLDIRANSVSGQLDGSGDMTLSGSACNATLVLNRSGELSARKLDAENVTAHVNGSGEISCTATKTLETNIQGSGEISYKGNPSIRSTGKNHLNRL; encoded by the coding sequence ATGAAAGCAATTTGTAATAAAGGGATTTGTGTATTTCTTTTTTTGTCGTTACTGATGTCGGCAACTATGGTAAATGCACAGAGAGTGATCACAGCAAGTGGTAAGTATATAACAAAGAATATCAAAGTGACCCGGTTTGATCAGATTTATTTGAAAGGAAGTCCCACGATTGAATATACGCAGTCCCCGGGAGCATCCAAAGTACAAATTGCAGGATCGGATAATTTGGTCGATTTGGTGGAGTGCCGTGTAGAAGGAAGTACGTTGATAGTGAATATGAAGTCACGTACCAATATTTCTTATGGTAAAGAGGGACGACTGAAAATCTTGGTTTCCAGTCCGATGCTGAAGAGCGCTTCTTTGCAAGGTTCTGGCGATATCCATTTAGGAAGTCTGAAAGTGGAAGGGCTGGATGTATCATTGACCGGTTCAGGTGATATTGTTGCGGAAAATATAACTTGCAACAGTGATTTTTCTGCCCTGTTGAAAGGTTCGGGTGACATTGACGTGAAGGGGCAGCTTCGTGCTAAAAGTGTGAATCTGAATTTGCAAGGCTCCGGTGACTTGAAAGTAGCAGGTGTTACCGGAAGCGAAATCAGTGCGATGCTTCAGGGATCGGGTGACTTGAAAGTTGGAAGTACTAATATCACATCGACTGTAATGGCAAAGTTGAGTGGCTCGGGTGATATGGATGTATTGGATATTCGTGCCAATAGCGTATCCGGACAGTTGGATGGCTCAGGAGACATGACTTTGTCGGGTTCTGCTTGTAATGCCACGTTGGTTTTGAACAGGTCGGGAGAACTCAGTGCGCGAAAACTGGATGCTGAAAATGTAACGGCTCATGTCAATGGATCAGGGGAAATCTCCTGTACAGCCACGAAGACACTTGAAACCAATATCCAAGGTAGTGGAGAAATTTCTTATAAAGGAAATCCGAGTATACGGTCGACAGGTAAGAATCATCTGAACAGACTCTAA
- a CDS encoding DUF6850 family outer membrane beta-barrel protein gives MMRIRIIITLLIALFVESRQEAFGQTVDTLSLSDKVIRTASFATGFRGEVWRNPALYYYYTPYTWTRLDVNGAYHDKGKASLKQEGDKDTHIGVDVHSFVILSGRDRVFGSAGYRSEKQENVLWNENIDWKLIAPYVTGDSIGGFLKGETYYFNGGYASESGSWTWGITGGYRASHNYRDKDPRPRNTASDLSFALGAGYRLGAYRLGVSTDFRLYQQKSEISFLADKGSTSVYHMLGLGMDYVRFAGNQTGTKHQGTEWGGSIGILPVDTEKGISATVSVDRMSMDKKLSNANNLTLLNLATTDLKGNVTWMRKLQQSEHLAVKLDAGYTVRKGTENLYGEAGGSSYGALISTSPGMKVTNCQIAASGLWERLLTDKSVWGGAIIPSIIFHRSETDYSAISRFVHLSALESSLCARLQYQRRLLRLTAEANGGYYANLSAEHSLPGLNLAKSVSQALLANIDYLSDSYGMVGIRLQGDYPIMKQYNLSLSVQWQAAYYKKSGTTRSVACSLGIFF, from the coding sequence ATGATGCGAATCCGAATTATCATTACGTTGCTGATTGCTTTATTTGTGGAGAGTCGGCAGGAAGCCTTCGGGCAGACTGTCGACACACTCTCCCTGTCCGATAAGGTAATCCGTACCGCTTCATTTGCGACCGGATTTCGTGGTGAGGTATGGAGGAATCCGGCACTTTATTATTACTATACTCCGTATACATGGACAAGGTTGGACGTAAATGGAGCTTATCATGATAAAGGAAAAGCATCTTTGAAACAGGAAGGTGATAAGGATACCCATATCGGGGTGGATGTTCACTCTTTCGTCATTCTTTCGGGACGTGATCGTGTATTCGGTTCAGCAGGATACAGGAGTGAGAAACAGGAGAATGTGCTATGGAACGAAAATATAGACTGGAAACTGATTGCTCCTTACGTGACCGGTGATTCTATTGGAGGTTTTTTGAAAGGAGAAACTTACTATTTCAATGGAGGTTACGCCAGTGAGTCGGGTTCTTGGACATGGGGAATCACTGGTGGTTATAGGGCTTCCCATAATTATCGGGATAAAGATCCGCGTCCGCGTAATACAGCTTCCGATCTTTCTTTTGCTTTGGGAGCAGGATATCGTTTGGGAGCGTATCGTTTGGGAGTTTCTACAGATTTCCGGCTTTATCAGCAGAAAAGTGAGATTTCGTTCCTTGCGGATAAAGGCTCTACTTCAGTATACCATATGTTGGGATTGGGTATGGATTATGTGCGTTTTGCCGGAAATCAGACCGGAACGAAGCATCAAGGTACCGAGTGGGGAGGAAGTATAGGTATCCTGCCGGTTGATACGGAGAAAGGCATATCTGCCACTGTTTCGGTCGATCGCATGTCGATGGACAAGAAATTAAGCAATGCCAATAATCTTACTTTATTGAATTTGGCAACAACGGATTTGAAAGGGAATGTGACTTGGATGCGGAAACTTCAGCAGTCGGAGCACCTTGCAGTAAAGCTGGATGCAGGCTATACAGTCCGTAAAGGGACGGAGAATCTGTACGGTGAGGCAGGCGGAAGTTCTTATGGTGCATTAATCAGTACATCTCCGGGAATGAAAGTCACGAATTGTCAGATTGCTGCCAGCGGTTTATGGGAGAGGCTTTTGACCGATAAGTCAGTATGGGGAGGAGCAATCATTCCAAGTATAATTTTTCATCGGTCGGAAACAGATTACAGTGCTATATCCCGGTTTGTTCATCTGTCGGCTCTGGAGAGCTCTTTATGTGCCCGTTTGCAGTATCAGAGGAGGCTGTTACGATTGACTGCGGAGGCCAATGGCGGGTATTATGCCAATTTATCGGCCGAACATTCTTTACCGGGGCTGAATCTTGCGAAGTCGGTCTCTCAAGCTTTGTTGGCGAATATCGACTATTTGTCCGATAGCTATGGCATGGTAGGTATTCGTTTACAAGGGGATTATCCTATTATGAAACAATATAATCTGTCTTTGTCGGTTCAATGGCAGGCCGCATATTATAAAAAAAGTGGAACGACCCGGTCTGTCGCTTGTTCACTAGGCATCTTTTTCTAA